The following are encoded together in the Lathyrus oleraceus cultivar Zhongwan6 chromosome 3, CAAS_Psat_ZW6_1.0, whole genome shotgun sequence genome:
- the LOC127126200 gene encoding pterocarpan synthase 1, with protein sequence MSNSKTFLSLTFFTTFLFFSFVNATYYQDISPSFLGFKQEKLTHIHFFLHDIVTGPKPTMIIASESPLNGKSESPLPFGSIVVLEDPLTVGPELNSELIGKAQGFYVTVSQAAVLELELVMGMTFVFTGGKYNGSTLSVLGRNEIISPIREMPIIGGTGEFRFARGFLQAKSHAVDYHKGDAHVEYNVYVFHYPSTSSSSEDFAEGSRFMKEPMFGQI encoded by the coding sequence ATGTCTAACTCCAAAACCTTCTTATCTCTAACCTTCTTCACAACCTTTCTATTCTTTTCCTTTGTAAACGCCACTTACTATCAAGACATATCTCCATCATTCCTTGGTTTCAAACAAGAGAAACTCACTCACATCCACTTTTTCTTGCATGACATCGTTACAGGCCCAAAACCCACCATGATCATAGCCTCCGAATCTCCTTTAAACGGTAAATCCGAATCTCCCTTACCGTTCGGGTCCATAGTGGTTCTGGAAGATCCACTGACCGTTGGACCCGAACTTAACTCCGAACTAATCGGAAAAGCCCAAGGCTTTTACGTAACCGTCTCTCAAGCTGCCGTGCTTGAATTGGAGTTAGTTATGGGAATGACTTTTGTGTTCACAGGAGGGAAATACAACGGTAGCACACTAAGTGTGCTTGGGCGCAACGAGATCATTTCTCCGATAAGAGAAATGCCGATTATCGGTGGAACCGGAGAATTTCGATTCGCACGTGGTTTTCTTCAGGCGAAATCTCATGCAGTTGATTATCATAAAGGTGATGCTCATGTGGAATATAATGTCTATGTCTTTCATTATCCttcaacttcatcatcttcagaaGATTTTGCTGAGGGTAGTCGATTCATGAAGGAACCTATGTTTGGCCAAATATAG